In a single window of the Thermodesulfovibrionales bacterium genome:
- the pstC gene encoding phosphate ABC transporter permease subunit PstC, protein MATSAKKNPIDTIFSLVTAAASLTVIILIIAILFELFRESSPAMDRFGVWKFLSSTDWNPVKESFGALTNIYGTVLTTLLSLVMAIPVAMGIAIFVTEVSPNFLKGPIGIGIELLAAIPSIIYGMWGLFTLSPIMSGYIEPFLKKILEGVPIVGVLFQGTPMGIDILTASIILSIMIIPFTASISRDSFNLTPAVVKESAYAIGATKWEVVKDVVMPYSKLGVFGGIVLSLGRALGETMAVAFVLGNNHRITTSLFDAAATITVTLANEFAEADKDIYLSSLFYLALVLFMMSFITLAIAKFFLLKAERKYSR, encoded by the coding sequence ATGGCGACATCTGCAAAGAAGAATCCCATTGATACAATCTTTTCTCTTGTTACCGCAGCGGCATCGCTTACGGTAATCATTCTCATCATCGCCATCCTCTTTGAACTTTTTCGTGAATCGTCTCCTGCCATGGATAGATTCGGCGTCTGGAAATTCCTCTCTTCCACCGACTGGAACCCCGTCAAGGAATCATTCGGCGCTCTTACGAACATTTATGGAACGGTCCTTACGACGCTGCTGTCATTGGTGATGGCCATACCGGTTGCAATGGGCATCGCCATCTTCGTAACCGAGGTCTCACCCAATTTTCTGAAAGGGCCCATCGGGATTGGTATCGAGCTCCTGGCTGCAATACCGAGCATAATCTACGGCATGTGGGGCCTCTTCACGCTTTCTCCCATAATGAGCGGATACATTGAGCCCTTCCTGAAGAAGATTCTTGAAGGAGTGCCGATTGTCGGCGTCCTTTTTCAGGGGACCCCGATGGGGATCGACATACTGACCGCGAGCATAATCCTGAGCATTATGATTATCCCCTTTACCGCGAGCATATCGAGAGACTCCTTTAATCTTACGCCTGCCGTTGTGAAGGAATCGGCATACGCCATCGGAGCAACGAAATGGGAGGTTGTGAAAGACGTTGTCATGCCTTATTCCAAACTTGGAGTATTTGGAGGCATTGTCCTCTCCCTCGGGAGGGCCCTCGGCGAGACCATGGCAGTCGCCTTTGTCCTCGGAAACAATCACAGAATTACGACATCGCTTTTTGACGCAGCCGCGACAATAACCGTCACCCTCGCCAATGAATTTGCCGAGGCAGATAAGGACATATATCTCTCCTCCCTCTTCTATCTTGCATTGGTGCTCTTCATGATGAGTTTCATAACCCTCGCCATAGCCAAGTTCTTTCTCCTGAAAGCGGAAAGGAAATACTCGCGATGA
- the pstA gene encoding phosphate ABC transporter permease PstA: MTRERWRKAEGFFALLLSTLAAFLGLFWLIFILGDVLVHGVKALNLGLFVNDPVPPGVEGGGLRNAFTGQLLITFSATLIGVPIGVLGGTFLAEYARGHRIARLISVLADIMVSVPSIVIGTFIYAILVKPIGHFNGWAGAVALSIIMIPVVLRTTEDMLSLVPWTLREAAFALGAPYYTVITQVVYRGAATGILTGILLSIARVAGETAPLLFTSFNNAFFSVDMKQPVASLTVTIFQYAMGPYENWHQQAWAASFVITLFILLITIAGRLIIKWRYK, encoded by the coding sequence ATGACGAGGGAACGATGGAGAAAAGCCGAAGGATTTTTCGCCCTTCTATTGAGCACCCTTGCCGCTTTCCTGGGCCTCTTCTGGCTTATCTTCATTCTTGGCGACGTGCTTGTGCATGGAGTGAAGGCCCTCAATCTGGGTCTCTTCGTGAACGATCCGGTTCCCCCAGGAGTTGAGGGAGGCGGCTTGAGAAATGCCTTTACCGGACAGCTTCTCATAACCTTTTCTGCGACCCTGATCGGTGTGCCGATAGGAGTGCTCGGAGGCACATTCCTCGCAGAGTATGCGCGCGGTCACAGGATAGCCAGGCTCATCAGCGTTCTCGCCGACATCATGGTCAGTGTTCCATCCATTGTTATCGGCACCTTCATCTATGCTATTCTCGTCAAACCAATAGGTCATTTCAACGGCTGGGCAGGGGCAGTCGCGCTCTCGATCATCATGATCCCCGTCGTTCTCAGGACTACGGAGGATATGCTGTCCCTGGTGCCATGGACATTGCGGGAAGCGGCCTTTGCGTTGGGAGCCCCCTATTATACGGTGATAACGCAGGTGGTTTACCGGGGAGCGGCCACGGGCATCCTGACCGGTATCCTGCTTTCGATTGCCCGTGTTGCAGGAGAGACCGCTCCCCTGCTGTTTACGTCATTCAACAATGCATTTTTCTCGGTCGACATGAAGCAGCCTGTGGCCTCCCTGACGGTCACCATTTTTCAGTATGCCATGGGGCCTTATGAAAATTGGCATCAGCAGGCATGGGCTGCATCATTTGTCATTACCCTATTCATCCTGCTCATCACAATCGCCGGACGGCTCATCATTAAATGGAGGTACAAATAG
- the pstB gene encoding phosphate ABC transporter ATP-binding protein PstB — protein sequence MPESIELEVKGLNFYYAGDIGALKSISLPIYKNTVTALIGPSGCGKTTLLRCFNRMHDLYPKNRYEGEILFQGENILSNGTDIINLRSRIGMVFQKPTPFPMSIFDNIAYGLKLKGITRRAELSERVERALKHSVLWDEVKDKLSASAYELSGGQQQRLVIARALAVNPEVLLFDEPTSALDPISTAKIEELTDVLKKDVTIVIVTHNMQQAARISDWAGFLMLGELIEFDKTDRIFTAPSEKLTEDYVTGRFG from the coding sequence GTGCCTGAATCGATCGAACTCGAAGTCAAGGGACTCAATTTCTATTACGCAGGAGATATCGGCGCCTTGAAGAGCATAAGTCTCCCAATCTACAAGAATACTGTTACAGCATTGATCGGCCCTTCAGGATGCGGCAAGACGACCCTTCTTAGGTGCTTCAACCGCATGCATGACCTCTACCCGAAGAACAGATATGAAGGAGAGATCCTGTTCCAGGGAGAAAACATTCTTTCGAACGGGACGGACATCATCAATCTGAGAAGCCGCATAGGAATGGTCTTTCAAAAGCCTACGCCATTCCCCATGAGCATCTTCGACAATATCGCCTACGGGTTGAAGCTCAAGGGAATAACAAGGAGGGCAGAGCTTTCGGAACGAGTGGAGCGGGCGCTGAAACATTCTGTGCTCTGGGATGAGGTAAAAGACAAGCTCAGCGCCAGCGCCTATGAGCTTTCCGGCGGCCAGCAGCAACGGCTCGTTATTGCACGGGCCTTGGCGGTGAACCCTGAGGTTCTCCTTTTTGATGAGCCGACCTCAGCCCTCGATCCGATCTCCACGGCCAAGATCGAAGAGTTGACGGACGTCCTCAAGAAGGATGTCACGATCGTTATCGTCACCCATAATATGCAGCAAGCCGCGAGGATTTCCGACTGGGCAGGGTTTCTCATGCTCGGTGAACTCATAGAATTCGACAAGACCGACAGGATATTCACTGCGCCTTCGGAAAAGCTGACAGAAGACTATGTGACGGGGAGGTTCGGATAA
- the phoU gene encoding phosphate signaling complex protein PhoU: MTIFDDELQQLKDKILKMGSFVEDAIRNSIRALVERDSELARKVIENDRIVNTLDVEIDEESIRLIALRQPKAGDLRFITTAMKITTDLERMGDMAVNIAERALELNEEPLLKPYIDIPRMSQIGQGMTKDALDAFVTKNKKLAMDVIMRDDEVDELKHQVLNELLFFMVQDPSTASRAMKISFVAQYLERIADHATNISEMVIYLVEGKIIRHMIPPVGHHEA, from the coding sequence ATGACTATCTTTGATGATGAACTGCAGCAGCTCAAGGACAAGATCCTGAAAATGGGCTCTTTCGTTGAGGACGCCATAAGGAATTCGATTCGGGCCCTTGTGGAACGTGATAGTGAGCTAGCACGAAAGGTCATCGAGAATGACAGAATCGTCAATACCCTCGATGTTGAAATCGATGAAGAGTCCATCCGGCTCATTGCCTTGAGACAGCCGAAGGCGGGCGACCTGCGGTTCATCACGACCGCCATGAAGATAACCACAGACCTCGAACGGATGGGGGACATGGCAGTGAATATCGCCGAGAGGGCCCTCGAACTCAACGAGGAACCGCTCCTTAAGCCCTATATCGACATCCCCCGGATGAGCCAGATCGGACAGGGAATGACAAAGGACGCCCTCGATGCCTTTGTGACGAAAAACAAGAAGCTGGCCATGGACGTCATCATGAGGGACGATGAAGTGGATGAACTGAAGCATCAGGTCCTCAATGAATTGCTGTTCTTCATGGTCCAGGACCCGTCTACAGCCTCACGGGCGATGAAGATCAGTTTCGTTGCCCAATACCTGGAACGGATTGCAGACCATGCCACGAATATTTCAGAGATGGTGATCTACCTTGTCGAAGGGAAGATCATACGGCACATGATACCGCCCGTCGGTCACCATGAGGCATGA
- a CDS encoding ATP-binding protein, with the protein MATLNFILERIQTKKVDYNHYDFTQTENNALTTFFDLAQEFDGIDDLYRVCVAIPKGFFNREARLYVIDPKLNNLVLVAKTEDPELGLLTPPPPEIRPNDHPYYSKGNSLVLTIRGKDFLTDQLPFKLRDNVIGLLEIHPVRDLGPHGELFFEKYANRIGFNIHNRFIVEKNIEHLRFIRSLVADIEHNIIAPNMIYKLYLRHLKRKIMKNVELEKVFAQGPSEGGCDEAERQTFLAELREVNDGLLEEIENIEKHYQNMTLFLETLLRRSHFETGHFTLRTRPCNMNKTILKPQIERFAERFRLAGIEMSEQSSGIPDEDVISVVDVGLMAQVYANLFSNALKYTEEVVTHEGEKKKYMAYGREIIRDFFGPGKDGIKYNVFTTGPHVPPAEREKIFEDEYRGSNSQAKPGTGHGLSFIKNAVEMHHGVVGYEPTQYGNNFYFVLPK; encoded by the coding sequence ATGGCGACACTGAATTTTATCCTGGAGCGGATTCAAACAAAAAAGGTCGATTACAACCACTATGATTTCACACAAACAGAAAATAACGCGTTAACAACCTTTTTTGATCTGGCGCAGGAATTCGACGGGATCGATGATCTCTACAGGGTCTGCGTTGCGATCCCTAAGGGTTTCTTTAACCGGGAAGCGCGGCTCTACGTAATAGACCCAAAGCTGAACAATCTGGTCCTTGTCGCAAAGACCGAAGATCCTGAGCTCGGGCTCCTTACGCCCCCTCCTCCCGAGATAAGGCCGAATGACCATCCCTATTACTCGAAAGGGAACAGCCTCGTGCTGACGATACGGGGCAAGGATTTTCTTACTGACCAGCTTCCTTTCAAGCTCAGAGACAATGTCATCGGTCTCCTCGAAATACACCCCGTGAGGGATCTGGGACCCCATGGAGAGCTCTTCTTTGAGAAGTATGCCAACCGTATCGGCTTCAACATACACAACCGCTTCATCGTCGAGAAGAACATCGAACATCTGAGATTCATCAGGTCACTCGTAGCAGACATTGAACATAATATCATCGCGCCGAACATGATCTACAAGCTCTATCTGAGGCATTTGAAGCGGAAGATCATGAAGAACGTCGAACTGGAGAAGGTCTTTGCACAGGGTCCATCGGAGGGGGGCTGTGACGAGGCAGAACGGCAAACCTTTCTTGCTGAGCTGCGGGAGGTCAATGACGGGCTCCTGGAAGAAATCGAGAATATCGAGAAACACTATCAGAATATGACACTCTTCCTCGAGACCCTTCTCAGGAGAAGTCATTTCGAGACCGGACATTTTACCCTCCGCACGAGGCCTTGCAACATGAACAAGACCATCCTCAAACCCCAGATCGAGAGATTCGCCGAACGGTTCAGACTCGCCGGGATCGAGATGTCGGAACAGTCCAGCGGGATCCCCGACGAAGATGTCATCAGCGTTGTAGACGTGGGCCTCATGGCCCAGGTGTATGCAAACCTATTCTCCAATGCCCTGAAATACACCGAGGAAGTGGTCACCCATGAGGGCGAAAAGAAGAAGTACATGGCCTACGGCCGGGAGATCATTCGGGATTTTTTCGGGCCAGGCAAGGACGGAATCAAATACAACGTCTTTACCACCGGCCCCCACGTCCCTCCCGCAGAACGGGAGAAGATCTTTGAGGATGAATACCGCGGCTCGAATTCTCAGGCCAAACCAGGAACAGGGCACGGTCTTTCTTTCATAAAGAATGCCGTCGAGATGCACCACGGCGTGGTCGGATATGAGCCTACGCAGTATGGAAACAACTTCTACTTTGTCCTGCCGAAGTAA
- a CDS encoding YbgC/FadM family acyl-CoA thioesterase translates to MDDHSYEKKIYYHDTDCGGVVYYANYLKYLEEARTEFFLVKGVDLKKLSKDGIIFVVARVEIDYKLPARYQDTIRILTSIENTRPAAIRFSQRILRVEKVVSEAKTTLVCVGKNLRPIAIPEEIRILL, encoded by the coding sequence ATGGACGATCACTCCTATGAAAAGAAGATATATTACCACGACACCGATTGCGGTGGGGTAGTCTACTACGCCAATTACCTCAAATATCTTGAGGAGGCTCGCACGGAATTCTTTTTGGTGAAGGGAGTGGACCTCAAAAAACTGTCCAAGGACGGAATCATCTTTGTCGTTGCCAGAGTCGAGATCGATTACAAATTGCCTGCCCGCTACCAGGATACGATCCGCATACTCACGTCAATCGAGAACACTCGACCCGCTGCTATCCGGTTCTCCCAAAGGATCCTCAGGGTGGAGAAGGTCGTAAGTGAAGCAAAGACGACGTTGGTCTGTGTGGGGAAGAACCTCAGACCCATCGCTATCCCTGAAGAGATCAGGATATTACTCTGA
- a CDS encoding DUF1284 domain-containing protein → MPRLRGHHLICLRFFQGEGYSPEFVHNLTAVLNLARDGDIIEHCDGPDDICRRCPHLHDEKCRYTETAEAEVRGMDEKALSLLRLDRGKFVRWRQLRERLPEVFHEWYGLYCTRCAWKGACERDEAYRQLVREKKEG, encoded by the coding sequence ATGCCGAGACTAAGAGGACATCATCTCATCTGCCTCCGGTTCTTTCAAGGTGAGGGGTACTCTCCGGAGTTTGTGCATAACCTCACGGCCGTTCTGAATCTCGCAAGGGACGGGGATATTATAGAGCATTGCGATGGACCGGACGATATCTGCCGGAGATGTCCTCATCTCCACGATGAGAAGTGCCGATACACCGAGACTGCAGAGGCAGAGGTGAGGGGAATGGACGAAAAAGCCCTGAGTCTCCTCCGCCTAGACCGGGGGAAGTTCGTCCGCTGGCGGCAACTAAGGGAAAGACTGCCGGAAGTGTTCCACGAATGGTACGGATTGTATTGCACGCGCTGCGCCTGGAAAGGGGCCTGCGAAAGGGATGAAGCATACAGGCAGTTGGTCAGAGAAAAGAAGGAAGGTTGA
- a CDS encoding inositol monophosphatase family protein — translation MYQALFHRIKERLLRRLLEERSVPATQRALGTGAAGDKTFPIDKLAEDIIIAELESSGQAFSIVSEEAGLKEIKGGGNKVLIDPIDGSKNAISGIPFYCTSIAIATGDTIGSIVAASVVNLITGDEFLAEKGRGAFLNGERISTQKDEEFRLVAYEAQAPAQDIPKIMPLLARSHKTRCLGATALDLAYLARGSVSVFVSSFLSRSFDFGGGWLLVREAGGIFTDLDGKAVDAIVLDLKKSSPLLVSGNERLHDKALRLLRG, via the coding sequence ATGTATCAAGCACTGTTTCATAGGATAAAGGAGCGTCTCCTGAGAAGGTTGTTAGAGGAACGGTCTGTTCCAGCGACACAACGAGCCCTGGGAACGGGCGCAGCAGGTGATAAGACCTTTCCCATAGACAAGCTGGCGGAAGACATCATAATCGCCGAGTTAGAGTCTTCCGGCCAGGCCTTCTCCATTGTTTCTGAAGAAGCCGGGCTTAAGGAGATCAAGGGAGGGGGAAATAAAGTCCTCATAGACCCCATAGACGGAAGCAAGAACGCCATATCGGGGATCCCTTTCTACTGCACATCGATTGCGATTGCGACAGGGGACACCATTGGGAGCATTGTAGCGGCTTCTGTGGTCAATCTCATCACGGGCGACGAGTTTCTGGCTGAGAAGGGGAGGGGGGCGTTCCTGAATGGGGAAAGGATCTCGACACAGAAGGATGAGGAGTTCCGTCTCGTTGCCTATGAGGCGCAGGCTCCCGCTCAAGATATACCAAAAATCATGCCCCTCCTCGCAAGATCTCACAAGACGAGGTGCCTTGGCGCGACAGCCCTTGACCTCGCCTACCTTGCACGGGGCTCTGTGAGCGTATTTGTGAGCTCTTTCCTCTCAAGGAGTTTTGATTTCGGAGGCGGATGGCTTCTTGTCAGGGAAGCGGGGGGTATCTTCACCGATTTGGATGGTAAAGCCGTCGATGCCATTGTCCTTGACCTTAAGAAGAGTTCGCCTCTTCTCGTTTCCGGAAACGAGAGGCTCCATGACAAGGCACTACGGCTGCTCAGGGGATGA
- a CDS encoding HAD-IA family hydrolase, whose amino-acid sequence MSELRRSLWGTEIQFVLLDMDGTLLDKYFDDYFWEHLVPEKYAEKHGITFGRAKDELMMKYKHHEGTLNWTDIDFWSRELALDIPALKEQIRHLIEVHPHVEDFLRLLGRHRKNVFLVTNAHIKVLNLKMKETEIGRYFDSCITSFETGYPKEDIGFWEKARERLGFEERRSLFIDDTLEVLKTAHRFGIQYVMYKAIASSRKRSPVSKDFMTVTDFKELLPPRT is encoded by the coding sequence ATGAGCGAGCTTCGGAGGTCGTTATGGGGCACCGAGATTCAATTTGTCCTCCTTGACATGGACGGGACCCTCCTTGATAAGTACTTTGACGATTATTTCTGGGAACACCTCGTACCGGAGAAGTACGCCGAAAAGCATGGTATAACCTTTGGGAGGGCAAAGGATGAACTGATGATGAAGTACAAACATCATGAGGGGACACTGAACTGGACGGACATCGATTTCTGGTCGAGGGAACTCGCCCTCGATATACCTGCGCTGAAAGAGCAGATACGGCATCTCATCGAGGTCCATCCCCATGTAGAAGACTTTCTGAGACTCCTCGGGAGACACAGGAAGAACGTCTTTCTCGTAACGAACGCACATATCAAGGTCCTTAACCTTAAGATGAAAGAGACGGAGATCGGCAGGTACTTTGACAGCTGTATCACCTCTTTTGAGACGGGCTATCCAAAGGAGGACATAGGCTTCTGGGAAAAGGCAAGGGAAAGGCTCGGATTCGAGGAAAGGCGGTCACTCTTCATTGACGACACCCTGGAGGTATTGAAAACGGCCCATCGGTTCGGGATTCAGTACGTCATGTATAAGGCAATAGCAAGCTCCAGAAAGAGATCTCCGGTATCAAAGGATTTCATGACCGTAACGGACTTTAAGGAACTCTTGCCGCCAAGGACTTGA
- a CDS encoding ferredoxin, with the protein MASPVVDMDLCIGCGTCVELCPEVFEMRDDKAWVIGPDKCSSCDCEAAANSCPVEAIKFE; encoded by the coding sequence ATGGCATCACCGGTCGTCGACATGGATCTCTGCATAGGTTGTGGGACGTGCGTTGAGTTATGTCCTGAAGTTTTTGAAATGAGGGATGACAAGGCATGGGTTATTGGGCCTGACAAGTGCAGCAGCTGTGATTGCGAAGCAGCAGCGAACTCTTGTCCTGTTGAAGCGATAAAGTTCGAATAG
- a CDS encoding 1,4-dihydroxy-6-naphthoate synthase, with amino-acid sequence MAEQTFTLGYSPCPNDTFIFYALVHKKIETGSFSFREILLDVETLNRKALNSELDITKVSLHAYGYLRDRYSLLSSGGAIGRGCGPLLVTKNRTSAEKLRGKRIAIPGNLTTAFLLLQLFDPALAENVVVMPFNMIMDSVRRGDADAGLIIHESRFTYPSHGLVEIEDLGKWWETETGLPIPLGCIIAKRSLSSEVIKTLEGLIRESIEYAFSHREETRDYIKSHSQELADDVIEQHIKLYVNEYSLDLGNEGMRAIEELFRKAEERRIFHGVNHAALR; translated from the coding sequence ATGGCGGAACAGACCTTTACCCTCGGCTATTCGCCCTGCCCGAACGATACGTTCATCTTTTATGCCCTTGTGCACAAAAAGATCGAGACCGGCAGTTTTTCGTTCAGGGAGATCCTCCTCGATGTCGAGACGCTGAACCGGAAGGCGCTGAATTCCGAGCTGGACATAACAAAGGTCTCCCTTCATGCCTATGGATATCTCCGGGACCGGTATTCCCTGCTCTCTTCCGGCGGGGCCATCGGCAGAGGCTGCGGGCCCCTGCTCGTGACGAAAAACAGGACTTCTGCAGAAAAGTTGAGGGGGAAGAGAATCGCGATCCCCGGTAATCTCACAACCGCCTTTCTCCTCCTTCAGCTCTTCGACCCTGCACTGGCAGAGAACGTTGTTGTCATGCCCTTCAACATGATCATGGATTCCGTCAGGCGCGGCGACGCAGATGCGGGGCTGATTATTCATGAATCACGTTTCACCTATCCTTCTCATGGCCTCGTCGAGATAGAGGACCTCGGGAAGTGGTGGGAGACTGAGACCGGACTCCCGATCCCCCTTGGGTGCATCATCGCCAAGAGGAGCCTCAGCAGTGAAGTGATAAAGACCCTCGAAGGCCTCATCAGAGAGAGTATCGAATACGCCTTTTCTCACCGTGAAGAGACGAGAGACTATATCAAGTCTCATTCCCAGGAACTCGCTGATGACGTGATAGAGCAGCATATCAAGCTCTATGTGAATGAGTACTCTCTCGACCTGGGGAATGAAGGGATGCGTGCCATAGAAGAACTTTTCCGCAAGGCTGAGGAGAGGAGAATATTTCATGGGGTGAACCATGCCGCTCTTCGGTGA
- a CDS encoding GDSL-type esterase/lipase family protein, which yields MGRKKILFIGDSLIEFFDWQSRFPAHEISNLGVAGETVEGLLFRTGRVIERCRQLDLIFIMTGINNVAMEDFAFLGSYKKVLENFSSSYPGAQMIVHSLLPTLIPWISDGSIRRMNSHLREMAGETGVGYFDLYAKFTDREGAPVKDYYLSDGVHLSDKGYAAWADVLAPLLDG from the coding sequence ATGGGTCGCAAGAAGATACTTTTCATCGGGGATTCCCTCATAGAGTTCTTTGACTGGCAGTCCAGGTTTCCTGCACACGAGATCAGCAACCTCGGCGTGGCAGGAGAGACGGTTGAAGGTCTTCTCTTCAGGACCGGCAGGGTTATAGAGAGGTGCCGGCAACTTGACCTCATCTTCATCATGACAGGGATCAATAACGTGGCCATGGAGGATTTTGCCTTCCTCGGTTCCTATAAAAAGGTTCTTGAAAACTTTTCCTCTTCTTATCCGGGTGCGCAAATGATCGTTCACAGCCTCCTGCCGACGCTGATTCCCTGGATATCAGACGGTTCCATCCGAAGAATGAATTCGCATCTCAGGGAGATGGCCGGAGAAACCGGAGTTGGGTATTTCGATCTCTATGCGAAGTTTACTGACCGCGAGGGAGCACCGGTAAAGGACTACTACCTCAGCGACGGCGTGCATCTGAGCGACAAGGGATACGCTGCATGGGCTGATGTATTAGCTCCACTCCTCGATGGCTAG
- a CDS encoding nitroreductase family protein → MDTFEAIRTRRSVRKFTDTPVEDEQLHLILEAVRQSPSWANMQCWRFVIVKDAAVREKISELSYVESFFAPKGYKSNPAKKGLAEAPVVVIACADPSQSGVIWDQQYYMADIGIASQTLMLASRSLGLGTVFVGVFDEEKLKDLLNIPSTIRIVGLFPLGYPTEEKAGPARKPLSEIVFYEKWG, encoded by the coding sequence ATGGATACTTTTGAGGCGATCAGGACAAGGAGGAGTGTACGCAAGTTTACCGATACGCCGGTTGAGGATGAGCAACTGCACTTAATTCTTGAGGCCGTCCGTCAGTCGCCCTCATGGGCAAACATGCAGTGCTGGAGATTTGTCATTGTAAAGGATGCCGCGGTGAGAGAAAAGATCAGCGAGTTGTCCTATGTCGAGTCTTTTTTTGCACCAAAGGGCTACAAGTCAAATCCTGCCAAGAAGGGACTTGCCGAGGCCCCTGTTGTGGTCATTGCCTGCGCAGATCCTTCACAGTCAGGGGTTATCTGGGACCAGCAGTATTATATGGCTGATATAGGCATTGCGTCGCAGACCCTCATGCTCGCTTCCCGGTCTCTCGGTCTCGGAACGGTATTTGTCGGCGTCTTTGACGAGGAAAAGTTGAAGGATCTCCTGAATATTCCTTCAACCATTCGCATCGTCGGGCTCTTCCCCCTGGGCTACCCGACAGAGGAGAAGGCAGGACCAGCAAGAAAACCGCTCAGCGAAATCGTCTTCTATGAAAAGTGGGGGTGA